gatccgtcgacggacggagacagtgtgaatgcggggttatGGTTTGTCTAGATGTTAAATCCCACTGGTTGGGTACATTTTATAAAAGGTGTTTAGGATTTGGGGTCAGTGGTGGGTTTTTGTTCACCCCAAAAGTGCCAGCTAAGAGTGGGGTGTAACACTTTCAACTCTATTATTGTATGCCTCACCTCACAAATGTTTGTTAACCAAAAATTCACGCCTGTGCGGAGGCATACCACTGCAGTGCAATGAttctaggtttttttttttttgctgcattTTTCTGGTTTTGGATGTTTAGTGCTGAGCATTGTCTGTAGGTTGAGAGTTGTCTGTGGGAGAGATAAAACATTCAAAGCAttcaaaaggagagagagcgagagacagagagagaaactataCTTAGGCGACAGCGTGagtgtggagagggagacacagaggagaaaCTGAGAGGACCTGGGACTGAATTAGTACGTAAACATGTTTGTGCTATATGGCCGGTGATGCGAACAGACATACTGTGATTGTGGCTGAACTGGTGGCGCTGGTCACGGGCCAGGGAATTTTTGGGGGTTTGGCTCCAGCTGGTTTGGACTGCATTACTCTCGGGGATTGAGTCACTCATTCGCAGGCAGGCCTGTTTGAGGAACACTGCGGAGACCTCCCAACAGAAACGGGGGAAGAGCCCGGCCCTTCGCTGCCGGTCCCCGCTGTGGGACCAAATCAACGACTGTTTGTATCCGCCTGGTCTCCACGGTAACGTCACATTATCTCCCTCCTAACTCGCAATCCGATCTGTTTTGAAGACGTTCCCAATTTCGCTGCAGTGGGCAGCATCAATAGGTTTCCTGCTGATCTCCTCAAAAGCAATGGACACTAACAGTACACTGACTGATTTCCTAAAAAACTAAGCACGGATAGAATTGCATGAGGTGTATTTCAGACAGAGGACACTGGTATTTTTAAGTCTTGTAGTCATACATCAGTCAGAGCCATGCCTGAGGAAAATAGAGATGTTTTACATCCTATTTCCATTATGGTgactagagacagacagaagtgtAAAGGACACGAGAACAGTTGTGCTGCAGGGCTGGAAAATATTTCATAATATTAGGCCTAAGGTACGTAGGAAAATCTCGGTTTCCACTTGACTGTATGTTTGTAGTTATATCTCACTGGGGAACAGGAATGATGCCAACATTTCCTACAAATTCCCCAAATCACAATGCATTCTCTTCTAATACAGCCTGTACTTTTCTAATGTCAGATAGACACTCATGTATGCCATCTCATTGACTACTTCTAGTTATTTTCCCAATTGAGCTGTGCCTTTTCTCCCGAAGAATAGTTTTCTCCATTTTATTTTCCCTCTCGGACTGGCAAAATGGATCAGTAATGACAATGAGggctgaatgaatgtgtgtttacatctggaTGTTTACAGTTTCTAAGCATCTCTGCTCCCCCTTCCTCTTGATTAGGTCTAACATGAACCAGGCTCGGTGGCAACGCGCGCTATCTACGCAAACACTCCAGCGCGATGTGGCACATTAGTGGTGAGTGTGCCTGAGCCTATCCCCGACGAGCGGGTGTTTACCAAGGAGTGGGTAAGAGGGGCAGAGCACTTTACACGGATGGGAAACGGTGGGGCGGTGAGTGGCGGCAGCGCCCTTAAGAGCTCTGAATGAGGGTCATTAGAGACGGAGCGACTTCATTAGCCGCGCCGTATTGCGGCGGCCTCCCGCGAGACCGGGTGAGCAGCAGGTGGGGACGGGGGAGAGGTACAGCTCCACTTTATATACGACAGAACAAACATTGTGTAAAGGCGGTCTGGCTCTTAGCCCATTTGCCCGGGGATCGGAGCTGACTCCATCACATAGTAATCcattgtcagtagcctatcagTCTCTGTCTTGTCGCTAGGAGATGTAGGCCCTTGGTGTATTCCGATGAAGGCGGAGTGCAgggagtaggctactgcaggagaTCAAATTAGCGAGGCAGAGCCTACAGCTCTGGGGGTATTACGATTTATTGGAAGCCTGCTTAGGCTCCTCAGATGATACAATAATATCAAGAGAGTACTATAGGCTTTATATTTTAGGATTATGGAAAGAATATTGGTGCATCCTTCACTGAGGCCATACGATTGGTTTAACCATATTTGTGAAgaattctctttctccctgtgtgtgtgtgtgtgtgtgtgtgtgtgtgtgtgtgcgtgcgtgcgtgcgcacgcgtgcagcagtacactcttaaaaaggatgtgttggaaacaacacaaactgtgttgtccctatctgtaCACGGCgaggtgttaaaaaaaacaacaacacaagttgtgttattttcaacacacattgttgaaaaataaaatcaaagtgttggaaacaacacaaactgtgttgtccctatttggacaaagagatgtgttgttttcaacacgaTAATTTTTAGAGTGTAACTTGCTACAAAGGCCATGACACGTGACATTACCAAGCATCACATTTTGGCCACTTTGTTTGCACTGGCCTTGGGATGTTTTCCTGACTTTTGCCCTGCGATAGCACCTCACTGAGACAGTCCTCTGAGTGTCTCTGTTTTGACTGTTTTAAATGCCAGACGCGTGATGCCTTAAGTCCCTGTGTCAGATTGATGAGGacacactccagacacacacacacaccctcacattaGACCTAACGGCTATTTCACTCCACCAAATCCTTTCTGGAAACTAATGAAAAGAGGTCTTGTAAATGTCTCTTATTAAGCTTTTCCTCATTACTGTGTGTCCTCTGCCGTAGCCTAAGTAAAGGGCACGCCATGTCACGGAAAGCAGAGATCATCTTTAAGGTCAATTCAAtctacaagttttttttttcttctcacagaTCAGTAATGTTAGAAATGTTACAGTTTATAGACTCAGAACCGCATAACCGTATAACCATAAATCATTGATAAATAATAAAGTTGGTTCACTAAAAGTATAAAGGCAGTTTGTAGCCTAATAGAATTTTAGAACTACTGCTCCATCTAGTGGGCTTGGTGAGAATGATTGGTTAATTCTGTCATAATGCACCTTCTACTTGACAGAGACCAGGATGCAATGGTACCAGACGAGAGACTGAATATCATACGAATTAGAATAAAAGGACAGCAGAATGTTTGTGGCTTCGCTAGTGTGCatacacaaacagcacaaagtGTAGCATCAGAGATTCAATGTAGAAAGGCATAATgaatacaaaattatttattttttttaaaaatcagttTATTGCATACAGATATGTGCAGTGGTAAACCAACCACATTGATACATAAATCACAGCAACAACACCATGTTACTGTCACTATATTTATTTGACACACCACACAGAAGTGTAACCACCCTTTTGGATTAATACATTATAAAGATTCAAACACATTAGTTAAATAAGTTAAAATAACTTAATGATATCATCATACACAATCATTAATACATTTTCAAATATCTTAAACAACAATGATGATTAAATACAGTAAGAGCAATGACAAAACTGTGTATTttgctgtttgtatgtgtgcagtgaACATAGGCCACCTAAAGCCACTGGCCAGGTAGATTctaccaaagatcattaagggcggagcaagatacttcatgagaagccacttcctggaacccgaatcgcaagaggggggggggcaaaatccccctttatgcagagctgttccattgaagtctatgggcatgacacactaacctgactctcgccagacccttgtagttccgccacgctccaccagaggcgtttcgctgagctccacacaagggtctgggctcaagggcaatccaaactccttccagggaacaaaaaaatgatgaaccaatcaggagcgccgaagcgagtgttcgattcaaacaacaatggcggcacgcagcgaggagtcttgtgctgacattgattctgctatttcaaccgttttgtcgaatctatcgagtgttcattctttaaaagatgaacagtgaatggttttgaagacatttattggtggcaaggatgttttcactcttcttccgaccgggtttggcaagaacttgaagtagcctagcacgtcattcaagataacggacaagtggtttatcaaatcacatgcaaggatgttttacaaggccccgccttcataaatatgTTTCCTAtctagaagtcccagatccttgtgtgaagctcagcgaactacaaggatctggcgagagtcaggttaatgACACACCCCTtcagcagaggaagtgatccccgttttgcacccatagacatgaactacgatgaagtatcttgctccgccttaaggatctttgattctACATGTTCCACTGCTTTACTCGCAGCTGGTCCAATACATATTCTCTCCAGAGAATAAAAATCTTACAAATGTTGTTTGCAACATGATTAAACATGCAAACGAATTATGCAAAATAATGTactaattaaaataaataaataaagtttgtCTGATGACATGATGACATTAGATTAGAGCAATGTCCAACATATGTGACCATCACTTCGGTTTCTTGCCTGGATCAACACTGACACCGGCTTCAGCGTCGTCCTTTCCCCAGCGGCAACTCTTTTCAAAAGGACACAGCTTGCACTTCCAAGCCTCCTCTATGTCCACTCCCCTGGGTTCCCTTTGACCAGTCCAGTAGGCCAAATAATCCCGGAGTTCTCCCCTCAAAACAGCCTCGTCACACTCCACATCTCTGGTGTCTATGGTCATGCCGGACTCCTGGTGGATATACTCCAGCCTCAAATGTTGGATGTCACTGACTTTAGCTGAGGCTACCGTTTTTAGCACCACGTCGACCAAGCCCCCAAAGATGCCTTCCTCAATGCCCATGGACCCGGCGTAGTTCAGGACCCCTGTTCCCAGAACTTGTTTTGGTTGAAGTTTGAGGTGTCTGATTATGTCGCTTCTTTTCAATGTCCCATTGACCATGCCATGAAACAAAAGTTTATACAGTCCCACCTAAAATCAAATGGGCATGGATTTGATTAATCTCAGGATGAATAGCATACACACAAGctaaaattcaattcaataaactAGGTAACATAGCAATACGCATTCTATTCAAATTATATTCAAGAATTCTGACTCAAAAGTATCTTGTACATTTTCCTACCCGCGTatctaaagcaacactaaagcacttttcctctgttgcatgaatgctatttgtttatccagcaaataacgatgacCACTGACagggtagagtatgttgcatgattttatgaaagtatgatgtattgcgacactgaagcaagtcaaatttgtagtttcttgtCTCATTCCATTGTACTACAgaaccgctacccgatctggtaaacttacatagtgcggttatagccgatagagggccgcgaagcaaATGCAGacgtgccgttcaccctgttacgagttgatgaaccactgaaatgattttggaaacattattttaaagtacaaaacactctttagtgttgctttaacagcgTGGAAACTGTATTTAACTGATTTGACAAAAATGGATGTAAAAATGGATACCTGGAGATGATGACCTTTGGCTTGAGCCTTGCCAGGGAGAGACATGTCCTTACGTGTTTTGAGCTCGCTAAGGACAAGTTCTCCTTCCTTATTGTAGCTCAGTTCATCCATGACGCCCATGAGAAACACTCCCTCTAGAACCCCATACACTGGAAACTCCCGTACACACTGCCCTGTGGTGTATGGAATTCATAATGAAATAGGGTTAGTGACTTTCTACATATTCAATGTATATTTGTAACTTTTTCTAACATTATAGAAGGCCCAAACTAGCACACCCCACTGGAAGTTGATGGCTatcattacaaaaaaaactttCCTATGTTGAATATCcaaactgtagcctactataaCAACAACGAAGTTGGAAACATCAACAGACAAGACATATTTGAagaaatacggttaatatgctgtttaattcatttataaatggtgcactgtcactttaagactcttgccggctccactcagtggctgctgTGCCCTCTCACAGTTTACAAAGTTAACTACTGTTGTCTTCGCGTTTTCcttttaaacgtttcttataaaaaggagatatcagttatcaacaatgacaagccagctggcgctctctctccctttcatgcacgctcaGACGCATTCCCAATTACATTATGAGTAACATAACGTAAATTAGATTTCAAAGAATAGAATCTTTAGAATAGaaaatagagatttcaaagagtatcatctctatgtaacatgctgttttgatattaatattgtaaatgtaaacgttctctaagaagagtgtaaagcagtttgcagtaatgttaaccacaacgtcgttgctggaaaaaATTAGCGACCTACAGTAAGTGCGTGGTGGATCTATGATATGCTCGGAGGGCCGCATTAAAGTGCGTAGCGGGCCACGGACcttagtttggacacccctgatgGCAGCCCCGCGGCCCTTGTGGCCCACAGGTGCAAACTGAAAGTTTGTTGCGGCCCTCAGTGGAGTACTGGCAGCCCAAGTTTGGCCCACGGCCCTATGATTAAGAATCCCtgggatatactgtagcacattaTGTGCTGGCCAAAGAGATTGTGATTGTAAATTGTGTACTGCCAACTATTTATTGTTGGTAATATAACAATAATATAATGATACTATCTAACTAAATTGGGCAACGGCCCTATGATTAAGAATCCCtgggatatactgtagcacattaTGTGCTGGCCAAAGAGATTGTGATTGTAAATTGTGTACTGCCAACTATTTATTGTTGGTAATATAACAATAATATAATGATACTATCTAACTAAATTGGGCTGCTCTATATTTTTGCCCTCTTCATACCATACCTTGCTGTAACAATGACACCATGCGCATCGCATTGAGAAGTTTGATGGCTTCAGAATCTTCTCTTGACTGGACTTGGATTGGAACAATGTCATGAACTTCCAGCTCTGGAGGAAGAAAATACTATTAGACAATGAattctgctaaaaaaaaaagctgcaatATCTTCAAATAAACCTTGTTGAAAGCTACCAGATACGAGACAAGTAAGTGAAGCATCATATTGTAACTTTGATCTTACGTCTTGTCAAATGTATGGTGGATCCAGCCTTAACCTCTGGTTTCTTCATCTCTTTTAGTTTCACCAGTGGTCTCAAAAGTCCAAAATACACCTTCATCTCACACCAAGACTGCTCGCACAATAGTGTAACACTAAGATGCCGCCGCCGGAACCTCTCCAGTGGGCTGGGGTGCACTTCTGTCTGCTGCTTTCTCTTCAGACATCTGATGTCCACAACTGGATCACTATCGGTGTTCATCCCACAACCAGTGGCACGCTTCTGAAATCTGTCACATTATCAGTCAGTGTCAATTTGACAACGTTCTTACAGGTAACTGCCCATACAATTGCATACATTTGGCTTGGGCTTACCCATCATAGAGTGGACCTAGGCCTATGCTGTCCCCATGGTTTCCTTCTTCCTCATGAATTTTAATGGGAGTCTGTGCGAGCTCTGCTTTCATAACAGGGCAGATCATTAAGAAATTAATTGGTAGGCTACTTCTACAAGAAGCAATGCATAGGTTAATTAATAAAgttggagaaacacacacttaccattTTCGAAATGTATCTCTAACAGTTTCACATGGCTCATGTTATTCCGTGTCTCTGTTTCTTCCATCATTGCTGTGATGTTTAAAGCGCCAGGCTTCTTATGTGACAACAGCAACAGTGATCAACTTCCCTGTTGTATCGCCCTGTCAACGCAGCTCACATGCTGCTCTGTTTGTTTGGGTGTTTTGCCCGAACTTGTTCCTAGTCCACGCCCCTCTTCCTACGCATTGAGTTGAGCACATTCAAGCTCGTGCAGTGCTGCGCAGATCTGGTTGTAAAGGATAATTTACGGCATGGCGTTCGGTTAAGAAATGAATGCACGTTCAAGGTGCGGCCccggcgtatgtgtgtgcgcagtgtgcGAGACAGTGCCACTGCAGCACATTTGGGTGCTATTTAACTTCTGagaaatggtgcactgtcactttaagggcATTGAGTCTACATTCTCCAAGTTGTGTAagtaataggctacattttcagGTATCCTATTGATTACGTTATTGATTACAAAAATATAATCTCTAGTCAGTAGGCTAGTGGATTACATTTCAAAGTAATCTGTCCCAACCTCTAACATTGTTTGTGCCACATTTAGCCTATAGCACAATAGTAACaatgatatagcctacattatattaAGTTGGACAGTCTTCATTGCTTTGGAAATGAAAGCATGTCATGACATGACGCTATAGTCTATTCTAGACCCTTTTCTGTTAAAAGTTAATTTTGAGCCTGGTAGGCCTACCTGCCTGTCTGAGTGGAATGCATTTCTCAACTGTTTAAATACACAATAAAATATTGAATTGACCTTTGTCAATTTATGTTTGGGCCATGCTTAAATAATATCCATCACAAATATAAAACATCTTATATAGgctaacataacataacaaatgaaACGGAACTTGAAGAAAGAAACATCGAAGGCATGACCTCGTGTCCTGGCTCGAAGTTTATAAATGGTCAGTAGGCTAGTGGGAACCAGATAACTTCAAAGTCTCCTCTAGCTTTCTTGGTTGCCTTCATGATGTCCTATAAAAAAGTTTCTTATATCAAAAAGGAGATATCAATTATCAACGACAAGGCAGGCGTGGAACCtgccactcccccctctctctctctctcgtgcccgCTCAAGATATGCGTTCGTAATTAAatggagtagcctaggctagcataACGTtgaagcaaagatccttcatccTACTatccgctccgctttaacctCTCTGGTTGAAGTGAGATGTGTGGTGGTAGCAGCGGCGGCACTATCTAGCATGAGTCACGTTCTGACATATCTACGCAGCACCTCATGAAGTCGAACGAGCCTATAATTAGCTCTGTGACATTACCAAACAGAAGAGAAAGGCTATTCAATTGAACAACGTAGTATTCGCCGTAACATACCCCCAGCAAATGAGTCCAGTGAAATGCAATGGATATCTGGTAGTCCGGTAAAGGGAGAAAACAGGAAAGTGGTTTTCTACTGAGCGCAGGCGTTTCTTCTACCAGTTCTAGCCCTTTATCGCCTTCACAAATGAATGTAGCCTCGAACAGATTCTTGTACACAAGCCAAAGACATCCATATTTTGCACATTTCTTTCACTTTAGACTTAAATGTATTTCTTCTTCCAAAAGGGACCCGAATGACTGAAATTTATATTAGGCCtagcacacaacaaaacaagacaTAATTTCGCGTAAGAACTGACTTTGTCCTGCAGGGGGCACCATTGTCACGCAGACTAGACCAGAAACGACCAGACATTTACAATTGATACATTACAATGGGATACATTTCACCTTGAAATTAACATCAGAAACTACTTCAGTTGACTACTAGTACTATGGAGCATTCAAACACAAGCTGGAATTAAAAATGTCCCCTGTGTCTAACTGAAAATCATGTTAACTAAGAAAAACTCATTCTTGAAAAAAAGGCTTTATTTTTGACAGACAATTGAAAGGACATGTATTTACATTAAGGACAAAATATA
The Sardina pilchardus chromosome 13, fSarPil1.1, whole genome shotgun sequence genome window above contains:
- the exo5 gene encoding exonuclease V, which codes for MMEETETRNNMSHVKLLEIHFENELAQTPIKIHEEEGNHGDSIGLGPLYDGFQKRATGCGMNTDSDPVVDIRCLKRKQQTEVHPSPLERFRRRHLSVTLLCEQSWCEMKVYFGLLRPLVKLKEMKKPEVKAGSTIHLTRQLEVHDIVPIQVQSREDSEAIKLLNAMRMVSLLQQGQCVREFPVYGVLEGVFLMGVMDELSYNKEGELVLSELKTRKDMSLPGKAQAKGHHLQVGLYKLLFHGMVNGTLKRSDIIRHLKLQPKQVLGTGVLNYAGSMGIEEGIFGGLVDVVLKTVASAKVSDIQHLRLEYIHQESGMTIDTRDVECDEAVLRGELRDYLAYWTGQREPRGVDIEEAWKCKLCPFEKSCRWGKDDAEAGVSVDPGKKPK